Proteins encoded within one genomic window of Trichoderma asperellum chromosome 2, complete sequence:
- a CDS encoding uncharacterized protein (EggNog:ENOG41), translating into MENYPLDWWQVLPLIEDSILHFEFDGLKLRNIREAEQGDSRPSLWSAPFYRRDLIRFIVTHSSKPSRFNRLKINDPETTGYSVAWNPFHLALKIIRHMATDDWSCYSELPQDMTTWLHIPIGRGELLKEIWHREHTHCC; encoded by the exons ATGGAGAATTATCCATTGGACTGGTGGCAAGTCCTGCCGCTGATTGAAGACTCAATACTCCATTTCGAATTTGAC GGACTCAAACTGCGCAATATTCGGGAAGCCGAACAAGGCGATTCACGGCCGTCGTTATGGTCAGCCCCGTTCTATCGACGAGATCTCATCCGTTTCATTGTGACACATTCATCGAAGCCATCTAGATTTAATCGTCTCAAGATCAATGACCCAGAAACCACAGGATACTCAGTAGCGTGGAACCCCTTTCACCTAGCGCTGAAGATTATTAGGCACATGGCCACGGACGACTGGTCATGCTACTCTGAATTGCCTCAAGACATGACAACATGGCTGCATATCCCTATTGGCCGCGGCGAGCTCCTCAAAGAGATTTGGCATCGAGAGCACACTCATTGTTGCTGA